In one Pseudomonadota bacterium genomic region, the following are encoded:
- a CDS encoding diguanylate cyclase, translating to MLDHMPDAQAFDALCPMHVAVNSEGKIAHLGPTLAKLMDDDAVGRPFLDLFELVRPRGARSVADLQAHSGAPLHLRLRDAHRTPVKAVAAPHMGGLIVNMSFGISVVEAVGNYSLTSRDFAPTDLTIEMLYLVEAKSAAMEQSRDLNARLQGAKIAAEEQAFTDTLTGLKNRRAMDHIMGRYIALGVGFSCMHLDLDFFKSVNDTLGHAAGDHVLQEVARILVAETRREDTVARVGGDEFVLIIHELQHPDRLAAIAARIIARLEHPIPWNGETCRISGSAGTSRSGQYETPTVEQMLHHADLALYASKRAGRGKHTHFSTDLLGL from the coding sequence ATGCTCGATCACATGCCCGATGCGCAGGCCTTCGATGCGCTCTGCCCGATGCACGTTGCCGTCAATTCCGAGGGCAAGATCGCCCATCTCGGCCCCACCTTGGCCAAGCTCATGGATGATGACGCCGTGGGCCGGCCGTTCCTCGACCTCTTCGAGCTCGTGCGCCCCCGTGGCGCGCGGAGCGTGGCCGACCTTCAGGCGCATAGCGGCGCGCCTTTGCATCTGAGGCTCAGGGATGCCCATCGCACGCCGGTGAAGGCGGTGGCCGCTCCCCATATGGGCGGGCTCATCGTGAACATGTCCTTCGGGATTTCGGTGGTCGAGGCTGTGGGGAATTACAGCCTCACGAGCCGCGATTTCGCGCCCACGGATCTGACGATCGAGATGCTCTACCTCGTGGAGGCGAAATCCGCGGCGATGGAGCAGAGCCGGGACCTCAACGCGCGGCTCCAGGGCGCCAAGATCGCGGCGGAGGAGCAGGCCTTCACCGATACGCTCACCGGCCTCAAAAACCGCCGCGCCATGGATCACATCATGGGCCGCTACATCGCGCTCGGCGTGGGCTTTTCGTGCATGCATCTCGATCTCGATTTTTTCAAATCCGTGAATGACACGCTCGGGCATGCGGCGGGGGATCACGTCTTGCAGGAGGTGGCGCGCATCCTCGTCGCCGAGACGCGGCGCGAGGATACCGTGGCGCGGGTCGGGGGCGACGAATTCGTGCTGATCATCCACGAGCTGCAGCACCCCGACCGGCTCGCCGCCATCGCCGCTCGGATCATCGCGCGCCTCGAGCATCCCATCCCGTGGAACGGGGAGACGTGCCGGATTTCGGGCTCCGCCGGCACGAGCCGCTCGGGACAGTACGAGACCCCCACGGTCGAGCAGATGCTCCACCATGCCGATCTCGCGCTCTATGCCTCCAAGCGCGCGGGCCGCGGGAAGCACACGCATTTCAGCACTGATTTGCTGGGGCTTTAG